In the Clostridium sporogenes genome, one interval contains:
- a CDS encoding amino acid adenylation domain-containing protein, which translates to MDIIGIIEECVKRGIQLWTENGRLHFKSPAGALDKDLKENLKRLKPELIIYLEEQKKNKIQSMEDGKYENFPITDIQGAYLVGRNKAYLYGGIGCKIYAEFMTKFTDYDRFLKAVDQLIQRHEMLRVKVSKEGKQVYLEELAENPVCVYDLSHKSQEEKDNVTKEIREKLQFKQYDPEKDALFDIGLCILNESEGILYLSLDMLLGDFVSIDIVVKDLEKLYEEEKLEPLVITFRDFIMYKNREKETMQFCSSYENDKNYWMNRIDTLPAEPELPKEEQFDIIQTGRFYHKEYLVSNEYWKIVEQLSRRYSVTPTSVILAVYSLVLGRWSKNKDFLINITTLNRPAAHNQIDKIIGDFTTTTLFEVKNSKDLLFVDNVRAVQEQLFEDLEHNLFNGVGVLRELNRKNKRSFAPYVFTSTIGVDSENTALSKIKLLYKISQTPQVLIDCQISRQSEGVMINWDIREGVFLNEMIDDMFEVFKNTLTDFIKDDTNWEKKINLSLPSKTELIRKKVNGTKKDYPKENLVSGIYNSFRTYPDKTAVIFNDYSYSYKELGSYVAFVQEQLEKNKIQTGDRVGILLEKGIWQVASVIAVVSMGGIYVPIDIGQPWSRQETIIEQAAIKINIVQEKINGNNAKNIFISKEETISSVKKVKYNEVDPEKSAYTIFTSGSTGTPKGVEMSHVAAMNTITDMYQKFNITHKDKVLGLSNLYFDLSVFDVFGTLSIGGTLVVPLESRKREVSHWASLCHKYNVTILDMVPAQMEMYMAYVEADEKSQDNALRLVLMSGDWIPINLTKKIQSRFSNIDCIGLGGATEAGIWSIYYPTEKLEDTDKNVPYGTPLSNQRFYIIDENDNPCPDYVIGEICIAGDSLAVGYLNDEEMTKVKFGFSKQLGERIYRTGDLGSYRADGVIEFIGRKDTQVKINGYRVELGEVENALKRHMEIENAIVLKESDTSLAAYVKVGESINVENKLEERTFDEDKQLDISFEQDDLRQWVDQADNTALSYILKTLLEADIFKAIRKKYSLEEIGAALNIKPKYVQLLHRWLNALVKSEFIKQDRDLYYTEKSYSEDVAKNAEEKWRAIDAKVNYSDIMMNYMHDSAILLKEILRGEVHPHNLLFPQGKLDIEYALYKDNVVSRNINKVVQNEILNNISEKSNNKIRILEVGAGIGSLDLIKSLGGYDVEFYFTDISNFFFNEAKRNLKDYPWVVYKLYDINKANWEQGFENEKFDFIICGNVLHNAYDLGKALKNLKDMLSEDGEILITEEVKERYALLTSVEFEFAEAIQTYEDGRDSSRTIFMSYEDWKEKVNKLNGNIVLTYPRENDKLYAFGQELMIVKFNKQYSLQEESIKEYLNSQVPEYMVPGKIIFLNELPMTNNGKIDRKLLKNTLAKYENKFKENEIEEELDDLEFQIKNIWCEVIGCKNIRKNDDFYSVGGDSLLVAQVTSRMLQELEEAEGWEWDRLMVELMKNATISKIASRLRESTDKKPTHSKKKTNVSPLVEFKEADGKAVTIRVLFHAGTGTLSSYKELLPYLAEQCDDNEALLGFNFGNAEDYLGRSVDTFIIDSAKAYADILMEQETEKFEVIGYCVGGWIALETAKVLVEKGIEVSNVKIISSSLCGHNFDNDLLLERAFGISIGADVESAGYLGSNELIQEALSEVKAGQEDRGITTEELCQLSGKYKEIGLNFEKLSKMEQGDRLKCIYESLPKSEGAEDNVQMFELLYQLFSHSFRGIMRYTPSRYVGDVHALFVEDDTKHFFPVKNISNDELWDNIVLGDLKIDYIPGEHGNCLKEPNVKTVAGLIK; encoded by the coding sequence ATGGATATAATTGGAATTATTGAAGAGTGCGTAAAAAGAGGAATACAATTATGGACAGAAAACGGCAGACTGCATTTTAAAAGCCCAGCTGGTGCATTGGATAAAGATTTAAAGGAAAATTTAAAAAGATTAAAACCAGAGCTAATTATTTATTTAGAGGAACAAAAGAAAAATAAAATACAAAGCATGGAGGATGGAAAATATGAAAATTTCCCAATTACTGATATTCAAGGAGCATATTTAGTTGGAAGAAATAAAGCTTATCTATATGGAGGAATTGGTTGTAAGATATATGCAGAATTCATGACTAAGTTTACAGATTATGATAGATTTTTAAAAGCTGTAGACCAATTAATTCAACGACATGAAATGTTAAGAGTAAAGGTAAGTAAAGAAGGAAAACAAGTTTATTTAGAAGAGTTAGCTGAAAATCCAGTATGCGTATATGATTTATCACATAAATCTCAGGAAGAGAAAGATAATGTAACAAAAGAAATTAGAGAGAAGCTTCAATTTAAACAATATGATCCTGAAAAAGATGCCTTATTTGATATTGGTTTATGCATATTAAATGAAAGTGAAGGAATCTTATATCTATCATTAGATATGCTGCTTGGAGATTTTGTCAGCATAGATATAGTTGTAAAAGATTTAGAAAAGTTATATGAAGAAGAAAAATTAGAGCCTTTAGTTATAACCTTCAGAGATTTTATAATGTATAAAAATAGAGAGAAGGAAACTATGCAATTTTGTAGCTCTTATGAAAATGATAAAAATTATTGGATGAATAGAATAGATACATTACCAGCAGAACCAGAATTACCAAAGGAAGAACAGTTTGATATTATTCAGACTGGAAGGTTCTATCATAAAGAATATTTAGTTAGTAATGAATATTGGAAGATAGTTGAACAATTATCTAGAAGATATAGTGTTACACCAACTTCTGTTATATTAGCTGTATATTCTTTAGTGCTAGGAAGATGGTCAAAAAATAAAGACTTCTTAATTAATATAACAACACTTAATCGTCCAGCTGCCCATAATCAAATAGATAAGATTATAGGAGATTTTACAACTACTACATTATTTGAAGTGAAAAATTCTAAGGATTTATTATTCGTTGATAATGTCAGAGCTGTACAAGAACAATTATTTGAAGATTTAGAGCATAATTTATTTAATGGGGTAGGGGTACTTAGAGAACTAAATAGAAAAAATAAAAGAAGCTTTGCGCCTTACGTATTTACAAGTACTATAGGAGTTGATTCAGAAAATACAGCTTTAAGTAAAATTAAGCTATTATACAAGATAAGTCAAACACCACAAGTACTTATTGATTGTCAGATAAGCAGGCAGAGTGAAGGTGTCATGATAAACTGGGATATTAGAGAAGGTGTATTTTTAAATGAAATGATTGACGATATGTTTGAAGTATTTAAAAATACCCTAACTGATTTTATAAAAGATGATACCAATTGGGAAAAGAAGATAAATTTAAGCCTTCCATCAAAAACAGAATTAATACGTAAAAAAGTAAATGGAACAAAGAAAGATTATCCAAAGGAAAATTTAGTTTCGGGTATATATAATTCCTTCAGAACTTATCCAGATAAAACAGCAGTTATCTTTAATGACTATAGTTATTCTTATAAGGAATTAGGATCATATGTTGCTTTTGTTCAAGAACAACTAGAAAAGAATAAAATCCAAACAGGAGATAGAGTTGGAATTTTATTAGAGAAAGGAATATGGCAGGTAGCATCAGTTATTGCTGTAGTATCAATGGGTGGAATATATGTACCAATAGATATTGGTCAGCCATGGAGCAGACAGGAAACAATAATTGAACAAGCTGCTATAAAAATAAATATTGTTCAAGAAAAGATAAATGGGAACAATGCAAAGAATATATTTATTTCAAAGGAAGAAACAATATCTTCTGTTAAGAAAGTAAAATATAACGAAGTTGATCCAGAAAAGTCAGCATATACTATCTTTACATCTGGAAGTACTGGAACGCCTAAGGGTGTAGAAATGTCACATGTTGCTGCTATGAATACTATAACAGATATGTATCAAAAGTTTAACATTACCCATAAAGACAAAGTTTTAGGTCTTTCTAATTTATATTTTGATTTATCTGTATTTGATGTATTTGGGACTTTATCTATTGGTGGAACATTAGTAGTGCCATTAGAAAGCAGGAAGAGAGAAGTCTCACATTGGGCATCTTTATGTCATAAATACAATGTAACTATATTAGATATGGTTCCAGCTCAAATGGAAATGTATATGGCTTATGTTGAAGCTGATGAAAAGAGTCAGGATAATGCATTACGTTTAGTTTTAATGTCTGGGGATTGGATACCCATAAATTTAACAAAGAAAATACAGTCAAGATTTTCAAATATAGACTGCATAGGTCTTGGTGGAGCAACAGAAGCAGGAATCTGGTCTATATATTATCCAACTGAAAAATTAGAAGATACAGATAAAAATGTACCATATGGTACACCATTATCAAATCAGAGATTCTACATTATAGATGAGAATGATAATCCTTGTCCCGATTATGTTATAGGTGAAATATGTATTGCTGGAGATAGTCTTGCAGTAGGTTACTTAAATGATGAAGAGATGACCAAAGTCAAATTTGGATTTTCAAAGCAGTTAGGTGAAAGAATATATAGAACTGGAGACCTGGGAAGCTATAGAGCAGATGGAGTTATAGAGTTTATAGGGAGAAAGGATACTCAAGTTAAAATTAATGGATATAGAGTTGAATTAGGGGAAGTAGAAAATGCCTTAAAGAGACATATGGAAATTGAAAATGCTATTGTTTTAAAAGAAAGTGATACCAGCTTAGCTGCATATGTAAAAGTAGGAGAAAGTATTAATGTTGAAAATAAACTTGAAGAAAGAACTTTTGATGAGGATAAGCAATTAGATATTTCCTTTGAACAAGATGATCTTCGACAATGGGTAGATCAAGCAGATAATACAGCATTAAGCTATATTTTAAAGACTTTATTAGAAGCTGATATATTCAAGGCTATAAGGAAGAAGTATTCCCTTGAGGAAATTGGAGCTGCATTAAATATTAAACCAAAGTATGTTCAATTACTACATCGATGGTTAAATGCGTTAGTTAAAAGTGAGTTTATAAAGCAAGATAGAGATTTGTACTACACTGAAAAAAGCTACTCAGAAGATGTGGCAAAAAATGCAGAAGAAAAGTGGAGAGCAATTGATGCAAAAGTTAATTACAGCGATATTATGATGAATTATATGCATGATTCTGCAATATTATTAAAAGAAATTTTAAGAGGAGAAGTGCATCCACATAACTTATTATTTCCACAAGGTAAATTAGATATAGAATATGCATTATATAAAGATAATGTAGTAAGCAGAAATATAAATAAAGTAGTTCAGAATGAAATATTAAACAATATATCTGAAAAATCAAATAATAAAATAAGAATACTAGAAGTAGGGGCTGGAATAGGAAGTTTAGATCTTATTAAGAGTCTTGGTGGATATGATGTTGAATTTTATTTCACTGATATTTCTAATTTCTTCTTCAATGAGGCTAAGAGAAATCTAAAAGATTATCCTTGGGTAGTATATAAACTATATGATATTAATAAAGCTAATTGGGAGCAGGGATTTGAAAATGAAAAATTCGATTTTATCATATGTGGAAATGTACTGCATAATGCATATGATTTAGGAAAGGCTCTTAAGAATTTAAAAGATATGCTTTCTGAGGATGGAGAAATTTTAATTACAGAAGAAGTAAAAGAGAGATATGCTTTATTGACATCAGTAGAGTTTGAATTTGCTGAAGCAATACAAACATATGAAGATGGAAGAGATAGTTCGAGAACAATATTTATGTCATATGAAGACTGGAAAGAAAAAGTTAATAAGTTAAATGGAAATATAGTATTAACTTATCCAAGAGAAAATGATAAATTATATGCTTTTGGACAAGAATTGATGATAGTTAAATTTAATAAGCAATATAGTTTGCAGGAAGAAAGTATCAAAGAATATTTAAATAGCCAAGTACCAGAGTACATGGTTCCAGGAAAGATAATTTTCTTAAACGAACTACCAATGACTAATAATGGAAAGATAGACAGAAAGCTGCTTAAGAATACATTAGCTAAATATGAGAATAAATTTAAAGAAAATGAGATAGAAGAAGAATTAGATGATTTAGAATTTCAAATAAAAAATATCTGGTGCGAAGTTATAGGCTGTAAGAATATAAGAAAAAATGATGATTTTTATTCTGTAGGTGGAGATTCATTATTAGTAGCTCAAGTTACAAGCAGAATGCTTCAGGAATTAGAAGAAGCTGAAGGTTGGGAATGGGATAGATTAATGGTTGAATTAATGAAAAATGCTACTATCAGTAAAATTGCCTCACGTTTAAGAGAAAGCACTGATAAAAAACCAACACATTCTAAGAAAAAGACTAATGTATCTCCATTAGTTGAATTTAAAGAAGCAGATGGAAAAGCAGTTACTATAAGAGTCTTATTCCATGCTGGAACAGGGACATTAAGCTCATATAAGGAATTACTTCCTTATTTAGCTGAGCAATGTGATGATAATGAAGCATTATTAGGATTTAATTTTGGTAATGCTGAAGACTATCTTGGAAGATCAGTAGATACTTTCATTATTGATTCTGCAAAAGCATATGCAGATATTTTAATGGAGCAGGAAACAGAAAAATTTGAGGTTATAGGATATTGTGTTGGTGGCTGGATAGCATTAGAAACAGCAAAAGTATTAGTTGAAAAAGGAATAGAAGTAAGCAATGTTAAAATTATTAGTTCTAGTCTATGTGGTCACAATTTTGATAACGACCTGCTATTAGAAAGAGCCTTCGGAATATCTATTGGAGCAGATGTAGAGAGTGCAGGATATTTAGGAAGTAATGAATTGATTCAAGAAGCCCTTAGTGAAGTAAAAGCAGGCCAGGAGGATAGAGGTATTACAACTGAAGAATTATGCCAGTTATCAGGAAAATATAAAGAAATAGGTTTGAACTTTGAAAAGCTAAGCAAAATGGAACAAGGTGATAGATTAAAATGCATTTATGAAAGTTTACCTAAGAGCGAAGGCGCAGAAGACAATGTACAGATGTTTGAATTATTATATCAGTTATTCAGCCATAGCTTTAGAGGGATTATGCGCTATACACCATCAAGATATGTTGGAGATGTTCATGCTCTTTTTGTTGAGGATGATACAAAACATTTCTTTCCAGTTAAGAATATTAGTAATGACGAATTATGGGACAACATTGTCCTTGGTGATTTAAAAATAGATTATATTCCAGGGGAACATGGGAATTGTTTAAAAGAACCTAATGTAAAAACTGTAGCAGGATTAATCAAATAA